One stretch of Carassius carassius chromosome 18, fCarCar2.1, whole genome shotgun sequence DNA includes these proteins:
- the LOC132092797 gene encoding uncharacterized protein LOC132092797 isoform X2 codes for MPTKRCYFHPDCRSTLFSLPRDGEVRDQWLKFIFNSVPQNYYPNLALCAAHFTEESFHNLREFNAGFAQRLVLKDGAVPTLKTEAVYGPQPTTSQQGSSSQELPTTSTLHEVGCQSDPIETETVATEIKPKMRSVGTQLSMGIQATYYGHDVGTQTTEMFPDVQLSSTPVRGSVFRPSKRPRLVLDEEEESELNVEPTDSTYNPDSVVTEESELAIDPQPDHSDNKYIVFESCLRELFVSCPICKTKCVVQSRRRGTFVAFTQLCEKCNYYRQWQSQPIVGSTPLGNLLLSAATYFTGGSFKQLEKIFKAMKLQMMHFVTFRIHARNFIEPTIIHKWNQDQLNLIRQLQEGGNVAVAGDMRADTPGHSAKFGSYTIMHMETNKILDLQLVQNNEVGGSYHMEKEGLKRCLDKLESNGLAVDYIVTDRHPQIQKYLRDRNITQFYDVWHFEKGLSKKLDKLSKMKDCEVLKKWLHSIKNHVYWSAISSESGPEKVAKWNSLQNHIQNVHVHENHLFPKCEHPDKVSRDPKKWIQPGSIALHKVEKLLYNKRVLKDIEKLSHNFQTSSLEAFHSLILRFAPKNVIFPFIGMLCRLYLAAMHYNENANREQATTTEGQAVYKIVFPKSKKGECTAKPVKIEPTYNYVDDLMSLLLHKVFVDPKPYAEELHAIPIPPPLSSQYEKPSKEEVIAQRVS; via the exons ATGCcgacgaaacgctgttattttcatccggATTGCAGGTCCACTTTGTTCAGCCTTCCTAGGGACGGGGAAGTTAGGGATCaatggttaaaatttatttttaactcggtCCCTCAAAATTATTACCCAAATCTCGCTCTCTGTGCTGCTCATTTTACGGAGGAAAGCTTCCACAATCTTCGCGAGTTCAATGCAGGATTCGCCCAACGGCttgtcctgaaagatggagcagttccaactttaaaaacagaagctgtttacgggccacaacct ACAACATCTCAGCAGGGTTCGAGTTCCCAAGAGCTCCCCACTACATCTACACTTCATGAAGTTGGATGTCAGTCAGACCCTATAGAGACCGAAACTGTAGCCACAGAGATAAAGCCAAAGATGCGATCAGTGGGCACACAACTTTCAATGG gCATTCAGGCAACATATTATGGTCATGATGTGGGCACCCAAACAACTGAGATGTTTCCTGATGTGCAGCTGTCTTCAACACCAGTAAGGGGCTCAGTCTTCAGGCCCAGTAAGAGACCTCGTCTGGTGTTAGATGAGGAagaagaatcagaattaaatgtcgAACCCACTGATTCCACATATAACCCAGATTCTGTTGTTACTGAAGAATCCGAATTGGC GATAGATCCACAGCCCGACCACAGCGAtaacaaatacattgtttttgaaagCTGTCTTCGAGAGCTGTTTGTGTCCTGTCCAATTTGTAAGACAAAGTGTGTTGTCCAGAGCAGACGAAGGGGGACTTTTGTTGCATTCACCCAGCTTTGTGAAAAGTGTAACTACTACAGACAGTGGCAGAGCCAGCCCATTGTAGGGAGTACCCCACTTGGAAACCTGCTATTGTCTGCTGCAACGTATTTTACCGGTGGATCTTTTAAACAACTAGAGAag attttcaaGGCCATGAAGCTCCAGATGATGCATTTCGTAACTTTTAGGATTCATGCCAGGAATTTCATTGAGCCTACCATAATACACAAGTGGAACCAAGATCAACTGAATCTTATAAGACAGCTGCAAGAGGGAGGAAATGTTGCTGTGGCTGGAGATATGCGTGCTGACACGCCAG gaCACTCAGCAAAATTTGGCAGCTACACCATTATGCACATGGAAACCAACAAAATTCTGGATCTTCAACTAGTTCAG AACAACGAGGTTGGTGGAAGTTATCATATGGAAAAGGAGGGATTGAAGCGTTGTCTCGATAAGCTCGAGTCTAATGGTTTAGCTGTTGACTACATCGTCACCGATCGCCATCCGCAGATTCAGAAGTACCTGAGGGACCGCAATATCACTCAGTTCTATGACGTGTGGCACTTTGAGAAAG GTTTATCTAAGAAACTTGACAAACTTTCAAAAATGAAGGACTGTGAGGTGCTGAAAAAATGGTTGCACAGCATCAAAAACCATGTTTACTGGAGTGCGATTTCCTCTGAGTCTGGGCCAGAAAAGGTGGCGAAGTGGAATTCACTGCAGAACCACATCCAAAATGTACATGTTCATGAGAACCACCTCTTCCCCAAGTGTGAACACCCAGACAAAGTTTCCAGGGATCCAAAAAAATGGATCCAACCAG gatcaatagcgctccataaagtggaaaagctattatacaacaagagagttctcaaggatatagaaaagctcagccacaactttcagacgtcatcactggaggctttccacagtctgattttgcgttttgccccaaagaacgtgattttccctttcataggaatgttgtgcag GCTGTATCTTGCAGCAATGCACTATAATGAAAATGCTAACCGTGAGCAGGCAACAACAACTGAAGGACAGGCTGTGTATAAGATCGTTTTTCCAAAGTCCAAAAAAGGGGAATGCACAGCAAAGCCAGTGAAAATAGAACCAACATAca
- the LOC132092797 gene encoding uncharacterized protein LOC132092797 isoform X4, with protein MPTKRCYFHPDCRSTLFSLPRDGEVRDQWLKFIFNSVPQNYYPNLALCAAHFTEESFHNLREFNAGFAQRLVLKDGAVPTLKTEAVYGPQPTTSQQGSSSQELPTTSTLHEVGCQSDPIETETVATEIKPKMRSVGTQLSMGTLSSFHLRSKGIQATYYGHDVGTQTTEMFPDVQLSSTPVRGSVFRPSKRPRLVLDEEEESELNVEPTDSTYNPDSVVTEESELAIDPQPDHSDNKYIVFESCLRELFVSCPICKTKCVVQSRRRGTFVAFTQLCEKCNYYRQWQSQPIVGSTPLGNLLLSAATYFTGGSFKQLEKIFKAMKLQMMHFVTFRIHARNFIEPTIIHKWNQDQLNLIRQLQEGGNVAVAGDMRADTPGHSAKFGSYTIMHMETNKILDLQLVQNNEVGGSYHMEKEGLKRCLDKLESNGLAVDYIVTDRHPQIQKYLRDRNITQFYDVWHFEKGLSKKLDKLSKMKDCEVLKKWLHSIKNHVYWSAISSESGPEKVAKWNSLQNHIQNVHVHENHLFPKCEHPDKVSRDPKKWIQPGSIALHKVEKLLYNKRVLKDIEKLSHNFQTSSLEAFHSLILRFAPKNVIFPFIGMLCSNAL; from the exons ATGCcgacgaaacgctgttattttcatccggATTGCAGGTCCACTTTGTTCAGCCTTCCTAGGGACGGGGAAGTTAGGGATCaatggttaaaatttatttttaactcggtCCCTCAAAATTATTACCCAAATCTCGCTCTCTGTGCTGCTCATTTTACGGAGGAAAGCTTCCACAATCTTCGCGAGTTCAATGCAGGATTCGCCCAACGGCttgtcctgaaagatggagcagttccaactttaaaaacagaagctgtttacgggccacaacct ACAACATCTCAGCAGGGTTCGAGTTCCCAAGAGCTCCCCACTACATCTACACTTCATGAAGTTGGATGTCAGTCAGACCCTATAGAGACCGAAACTGTAGCCACAGAGATAAAGCCAAAGATGCGATCAGTGGGCACACAACTTTCAATGGGTACATTgagcagtttccacttaaggagcAAAG gCATTCAGGCAACATATTATGGTCATGATGTGGGCACCCAAACAACTGAGATGTTTCCTGATGTGCAGCTGTCTTCAACACCAGTAAGGGGCTCAGTCTTCAGGCCCAGTAAGAGACCTCGTCTGGTGTTAGATGAGGAagaagaatcagaattaaatgtcgAACCCACTGATTCCACATATAACCCAGATTCTGTTGTTACTGAAGAATCCGAATTGGC GATAGATCCACAGCCCGACCACAGCGAtaacaaatacattgtttttgaaagCTGTCTTCGAGAGCTGTTTGTGTCCTGTCCAATTTGTAAGACAAAGTGTGTTGTCCAGAGCAGACGAAGGGGGACTTTTGTTGCATTCACCCAGCTTTGTGAAAAGTGTAACTACTACAGACAGTGGCAGAGCCAGCCCATTGTAGGGAGTACCCCACTTGGAAACCTGCTATTGTCTGCTGCAACGTATTTTACCGGTGGATCTTTTAAACAACTAGAGAag attttcaaGGCCATGAAGCTCCAGATGATGCATTTCGTAACTTTTAGGATTCATGCCAGGAATTTCATTGAGCCTACCATAATACACAAGTGGAACCAAGATCAACTGAATCTTATAAGACAGCTGCAAGAGGGAGGAAATGTTGCTGTGGCTGGAGATATGCGTGCTGACACGCCAG gaCACTCAGCAAAATTTGGCAGCTACACCATTATGCACATGGAAACCAACAAAATTCTGGATCTTCAACTAGTTCAG AACAACGAGGTTGGTGGAAGTTATCATATGGAAAAGGAGGGATTGAAGCGTTGTCTCGATAAGCTCGAGTCTAATGGTTTAGCTGTTGACTACATCGTCACCGATCGCCATCCGCAGATTCAGAAGTACCTGAGGGACCGCAATATCACTCAGTTCTATGACGTGTGGCACTTTGAGAAAG GTTTATCTAAGAAACTTGACAAACTTTCAAAAATGAAGGACTGTGAGGTGCTGAAAAAATGGTTGCACAGCATCAAAAACCATGTTTACTGGAGTGCGATTTCCTCTGAGTCTGGGCCAGAAAAGGTGGCGAAGTGGAATTCACTGCAGAACCACATCCAAAATGTACATGTTCATGAGAACCACCTCTTCCCCAAGTGTGAACACCCAGACAAAGTTTCCAGGGATCCAAAAAAATGGATCCAACCAG gatcaatagcgctccataaagtggaaaagctattatacaacaagagagttctcaaggatatagaaaagctcagccacaactttcagacgtcatcactggaggctttccacagtctgattttgcgttttgccccaaagaacgtgattttccctttcataggaatgttgtgcag CAATGCACTATAA
- the LOC132092797 gene encoding uncharacterized protein LOC132092797 isoform X3 has product MPTKRCYFHPDCRSTLFSLPRDGEVRDQWLKFIFNSVPQNYYPNLALCAAHFTEESFHNLREFNAGFAQRLVLKDGAVPTLKTEAVYGPQPTTSQQGSSSQELPTTSTLHEVGCQSDPIETETVATEIKPKMRSVGTQLSMGTLSSFHLRSKGIQATYYGHDVGTQTTEMFPDVQLSSTPVRGSVFRPSKRPRLVLDEEEESELNVEPTDSTYNPDSVVTEESELAIDPQPDHSDNKYIVFESCLRELFVSCPICKTKCVVQSRRRGTFVAFTQLCEKCNYYRQWQSQPIVGSTPLGNLLLSAATYFTGGSFKQLEKIFKAMKLQMMHFVTFRIHARNFIEPTIIHKWNQDQLNLIRQLQEGGNVAVAGDMRADTPGHSAKFGSYTIMHMETNKILDLQLVQNNEVGGSYHMEKEGLKRCLDKLESNGLAVDYIVTDRHPQIQKYLRDRNITQFYDVWHFEKGLSKKLDKLSKMKDCEVLKKWLHSIKNHVYWSAISSESGPEKVAKWNSLQNHIQNVHVHENHLFPKCEHPDKVSRDPKKWIQPGSIALHKVEKLLYNKRVLKDIEKLSHNFQTSSLEAFHSLILRFAPKNVIFPFIGMLCRLYLAAMHYNENANREQATTTAKPVKIEPTYNYVDDLMSLLLHKVFVDPKPYAEELHAIPIPPPLSSQYEKPSKEEVIAQRVS; this is encoded by the exons ATGCcgacgaaacgctgttattttcatccggATTGCAGGTCCACTTTGTTCAGCCTTCCTAGGGACGGGGAAGTTAGGGATCaatggttaaaatttatttttaactcggtCCCTCAAAATTATTACCCAAATCTCGCTCTCTGTGCTGCTCATTTTACGGAGGAAAGCTTCCACAATCTTCGCGAGTTCAATGCAGGATTCGCCCAACGGCttgtcctgaaagatggagcagttccaactttaaaaacagaagctgtttacgggccacaacct ACAACATCTCAGCAGGGTTCGAGTTCCCAAGAGCTCCCCACTACATCTACACTTCATGAAGTTGGATGTCAGTCAGACCCTATAGAGACCGAAACTGTAGCCACAGAGATAAAGCCAAAGATGCGATCAGTGGGCACACAACTTTCAATGGGTACATTgagcagtttccacttaaggagcAAAG gCATTCAGGCAACATATTATGGTCATGATGTGGGCACCCAAACAACTGAGATGTTTCCTGATGTGCAGCTGTCTTCAACACCAGTAAGGGGCTCAGTCTTCAGGCCCAGTAAGAGACCTCGTCTGGTGTTAGATGAGGAagaagaatcagaattaaatgtcgAACCCACTGATTCCACATATAACCCAGATTCTGTTGTTACTGAAGAATCCGAATTGGC GATAGATCCACAGCCCGACCACAGCGAtaacaaatacattgtttttgaaagCTGTCTTCGAGAGCTGTTTGTGTCCTGTCCAATTTGTAAGACAAAGTGTGTTGTCCAGAGCAGACGAAGGGGGACTTTTGTTGCATTCACCCAGCTTTGTGAAAAGTGTAACTACTACAGACAGTGGCAGAGCCAGCCCATTGTAGGGAGTACCCCACTTGGAAACCTGCTATTGTCTGCTGCAACGTATTTTACCGGTGGATCTTTTAAACAACTAGAGAag attttcaaGGCCATGAAGCTCCAGATGATGCATTTCGTAACTTTTAGGATTCATGCCAGGAATTTCATTGAGCCTACCATAATACACAAGTGGAACCAAGATCAACTGAATCTTATAAGACAGCTGCAAGAGGGAGGAAATGTTGCTGTGGCTGGAGATATGCGTGCTGACACGCCAG gaCACTCAGCAAAATTTGGCAGCTACACCATTATGCACATGGAAACCAACAAAATTCTGGATCTTCAACTAGTTCAG AACAACGAGGTTGGTGGAAGTTATCATATGGAAAAGGAGGGATTGAAGCGTTGTCTCGATAAGCTCGAGTCTAATGGTTTAGCTGTTGACTACATCGTCACCGATCGCCATCCGCAGATTCAGAAGTACCTGAGGGACCGCAATATCACTCAGTTCTATGACGTGTGGCACTTTGAGAAAG GTTTATCTAAGAAACTTGACAAACTTTCAAAAATGAAGGACTGTGAGGTGCTGAAAAAATGGTTGCACAGCATCAAAAACCATGTTTACTGGAGTGCGATTTCCTCTGAGTCTGGGCCAGAAAAGGTGGCGAAGTGGAATTCACTGCAGAACCACATCCAAAATGTACATGTTCATGAGAACCACCTCTTCCCCAAGTGTGAACACCCAGACAAAGTTTCCAGGGATCCAAAAAAATGGATCCAACCAG gatcaatagcgctccataaagtggaaaagctattatacaacaagagagttctcaaggatatagaaaagctcagccacaactttcagacgtcatcactggaggctttccacagtctgattttgcgttttgccccaaagaacgtgattttccctttcataggaatgttgtgcag GCTGTATCTTGCAGCAATGCACTATAATGAAAATGCTAACCGTGAGCAGGCAACAACA ACAGCAAAGCCAGTGAAAATAGAACCAACATAca
- the LOC132092797 gene encoding uncharacterized protein LOC132092797 isoform X1 → MPTKRCYFHPDCRSTLFSLPRDGEVRDQWLKFIFNSVPQNYYPNLALCAAHFTEESFHNLREFNAGFAQRLVLKDGAVPTLKTEAVYGPQPTTSQQGSSSQELPTTSTLHEVGCQSDPIETETVATEIKPKMRSVGTQLSMGTLSSFHLRSKGIQATYYGHDVGTQTTEMFPDVQLSSTPVRGSVFRPSKRPRLVLDEEEESELNVEPTDSTYNPDSVVTEESELAIDPQPDHSDNKYIVFESCLRELFVSCPICKTKCVVQSRRRGTFVAFTQLCEKCNYYRQWQSQPIVGSTPLGNLLLSAATYFTGGSFKQLEKIFKAMKLQMMHFVTFRIHARNFIEPTIIHKWNQDQLNLIRQLQEGGNVAVAGDMRADTPGHSAKFGSYTIMHMETNKILDLQLVQNNEVGGSYHMEKEGLKRCLDKLESNGLAVDYIVTDRHPQIQKYLRDRNITQFYDVWHFEKGLSKKLDKLSKMKDCEVLKKWLHSIKNHVYWSAISSESGPEKVAKWNSLQNHIQNVHVHENHLFPKCEHPDKVSRDPKKWIQPGSIALHKVEKLLYNKRVLKDIEKLSHNFQTSSLEAFHSLILRFAPKNVIFPFIGMLCRLYLAAMHYNENANREQATTTEGQAVYKIVFPKSKKGECTAKPVKIEPTYNYVDDLMSLLLHKVFVDPKPYAEELHAIPIPPPLSSQYEKPSKEEVIAQRVS, encoded by the exons ATGCcgacgaaacgctgttattttcatccggATTGCAGGTCCACTTTGTTCAGCCTTCCTAGGGACGGGGAAGTTAGGGATCaatggttaaaatttatttttaactcggtCCCTCAAAATTATTACCCAAATCTCGCTCTCTGTGCTGCTCATTTTACGGAGGAAAGCTTCCACAATCTTCGCGAGTTCAATGCAGGATTCGCCCAACGGCttgtcctgaaagatggagcagttccaactttaaaaacagaagctgtttacgggccacaacct ACAACATCTCAGCAGGGTTCGAGTTCCCAAGAGCTCCCCACTACATCTACACTTCATGAAGTTGGATGTCAGTCAGACCCTATAGAGACCGAAACTGTAGCCACAGAGATAAAGCCAAAGATGCGATCAGTGGGCACACAACTTTCAATGGGTACATTgagcagtttccacttaaggagcAAAG gCATTCAGGCAACATATTATGGTCATGATGTGGGCACCCAAACAACTGAGATGTTTCCTGATGTGCAGCTGTCTTCAACACCAGTAAGGGGCTCAGTCTTCAGGCCCAGTAAGAGACCTCGTCTGGTGTTAGATGAGGAagaagaatcagaattaaatgtcgAACCCACTGATTCCACATATAACCCAGATTCTGTTGTTACTGAAGAATCCGAATTGGC GATAGATCCACAGCCCGACCACAGCGAtaacaaatacattgtttttgaaagCTGTCTTCGAGAGCTGTTTGTGTCCTGTCCAATTTGTAAGACAAAGTGTGTTGTCCAGAGCAGACGAAGGGGGACTTTTGTTGCATTCACCCAGCTTTGTGAAAAGTGTAACTACTACAGACAGTGGCAGAGCCAGCCCATTGTAGGGAGTACCCCACTTGGAAACCTGCTATTGTCTGCTGCAACGTATTTTACCGGTGGATCTTTTAAACAACTAGAGAag attttcaaGGCCATGAAGCTCCAGATGATGCATTTCGTAACTTTTAGGATTCATGCCAGGAATTTCATTGAGCCTACCATAATACACAAGTGGAACCAAGATCAACTGAATCTTATAAGACAGCTGCAAGAGGGAGGAAATGTTGCTGTGGCTGGAGATATGCGTGCTGACACGCCAG gaCACTCAGCAAAATTTGGCAGCTACACCATTATGCACATGGAAACCAACAAAATTCTGGATCTTCAACTAGTTCAG AACAACGAGGTTGGTGGAAGTTATCATATGGAAAAGGAGGGATTGAAGCGTTGTCTCGATAAGCTCGAGTCTAATGGTTTAGCTGTTGACTACATCGTCACCGATCGCCATCCGCAGATTCAGAAGTACCTGAGGGACCGCAATATCACTCAGTTCTATGACGTGTGGCACTTTGAGAAAG GTTTATCTAAGAAACTTGACAAACTTTCAAAAATGAAGGACTGTGAGGTGCTGAAAAAATGGTTGCACAGCATCAAAAACCATGTTTACTGGAGTGCGATTTCCTCTGAGTCTGGGCCAGAAAAGGTGGCGAAGTGGAATTCACTGCAGAACCACATCCAAAATGTACATGTTCATGAGAACCACCTCTTCCCCAAGTGTGAACACCCAGACAAAGTTTCCAGGGATCCAAAAAAATGGATCCAACCAG gatcaatagcgctccataaagtggaaaagctattatacaacaagagagttctcaaggatatagaaaagctcagccacaactttcagacgtcatcactggaggctttccacagtctgattttgcgttttgccccaaagaacgtgattttccctttcataggaatgttgtgcag GCTGTATCTTGCAGCAATGCACTATAATGAAAATGCTAACCGTGAGCAGGCAACAACAACTGAAGGACAGGCTGTGTATAAGATCGTTTTTCCAAAGTCCAAAAAAGGGGAATGCACAGCAAAGCCAGTGAAAATAGAACCAACATAca